One window of Papaver somniferum cultivar HN1 chromosome 9, ASM357369v1, whole genome shotgun sequence genomic DNA carries:
- the LOC113314436 gene encoding probable plastid-lipid-associated protein 12, chloroplastic: MAVQVAKLGFLCNTCHHPALSHYRKNNHFSYSNVINTSSRRRRSLYFSRRISGSLIKEEEEQQQGSFTQPETQLIEALIGIQGRGRDASSQQLKEVERAVQSLEGQEGVPDPTDSSLIEGRWQLVFTTRPGTASPIQRTFVGVDGFSVFQEVYLKTDDPRVSNIVKFSEAIGELKVEAAASVKDGKRILFRFDRAAFSFSFLPFKVPYPVPFKLLGEEAKGWLDTTYLSQSGNIRISRGNKGTTFVLQKETAPRQKLLATISSGVGVKEAVEKFAALNQRLANREPELQVGIWQLIWSSQQETDSWIENAANGLMGKQIVKESGQLRFVVDILLGMRFSMDGNFVKSGNNTYDVTMDDAAIIAGSFGLPVEMITKFKLELLYVDNKIQITRGYNKILFVHLRVDDAE; encoded by the exons ATGGCTGTGCAAGTCGCTAAACTAGGATTTCTTTGCAACACTTGCCATCATCCTGCATTATCACACTACAGAAAGAATAACCATTTCAGCTATTCAAATGTCATAAATACATCATCCCGGAGAAGAAGAAGTTTGTACTTTTCTCGCCGAATTTCAGGGTCACTCatcaaagaagaagaggaacaacaaCAAGGCTCATTTACACAGCCAGAGACTCAACTTATTGAAGCCCTAATTGGTATCCAAGGAAGAGGTCGTGATGCTTCTTCCCAACAACTCAAG GAAGTTGAGCGTGCCGTGCAATCTCTTGAAGGTCAAGAAGGTGTGCCAGATCCT ACAGATTCCAGCTTGATTGAAGGCCGTTGGCAATTAGTTTTTACCACAAGGCCTGGGACAGCATCTCCAATACAG AGGACATTTGTCGGTGTTGATGGCTTTAGTGTCTTTCAAGAGGTATACCTCAAAACAGATGATCCAAGGGTGTCAAATATTGTCAAATTCTCTGAAGCAATTGGTGAGCTAAAAGTAGAG GCAGCAGCGTCAGTGAAAGATGGAAAACGCATTCTTTTTCGGTTTGATAGAGCAGCTTTCTCTTTCAGCTTTCTGCCATTTAAGGTTCCATATCCAGTTCCATTTAAGCTTCTCGGAGAGGAAGCAAAAGGTTGGTTGGACACTACGTATCTGTCTCAATCCGGAAACATCCGCATCTCGCGAGGAAACAAG GGCACCACATTTGTGCTTCAAAAGGAAACTGCACCAAGGCAAAAACTACTTGCCACCATTTCTTCCGGAGTGGGTGTAAAAGAG GCTGTTGAAAAATTTGCCGCCTTAAATCAAAGACTAGCCAATAGAGAACCAGAGCTTCAAGTGGGAATTTGGCAATTAATATGGAGTTCACAG CAAGAAACTGACAGTTGGATAGAGAATGCTGCTAACGGACTTATGGGCAAACAG ATTGTGAAGGAAAGTGGACAACTGAGGTTTGTGGTTGACATCTTGCTTGGGATGAGGTTCTCCATGGATGGAAACTTTGT TAAATCCGGCAATAATACATACGATGTCACGATGGATGATGCGGCCATCATAGCTGGATCATTTGGACTTCCTGTGGAGATGATAACCAAGTTCAAACTTGAATTGTT GTACGTCGACAACAAGATCCAGATAACACGAGGTTACAACAAGATACTATTTGTCCATTTACGAGTTGACGACGccgaataa